One stretch of Armigeres subalbatus isolate Guangzhou_Male chromosome 2, GZ_Asu_2, whole genome shotgun sequence DNA includes these proteins:
- the LOC134218167 gene encoding mantle protein-like, with translation MKAFVVLSMALALASCAAVDNSSNKEKRGLWELGYGHDNLDLDFEHNHHDLDFDHHKEVKHLSTTITKKVPVPYPVAVEKHVPVEVKVPYPVHVEKEVPVYVEKQVPVVVEKKVPYHVDRPVPYPVEVKVPVVHKEYVKVPKPFAVHVEKPVPVIVEKPVYVEKQVPVTIHIKEQHKNNHWGLF, from the exons ATGAAG GCGTTCGTAGTACTGTCCATGGCTCTAGCCCTCGCATCTTGCGCGGCAGTTGACAATTCCAGCAACAAGGAAAAACGAGGCCTCTGGGAACTGGGTTATGGCCATGAcaatctggatctggacttcgAACATAATCATCACGATCTGGATTTCGATCACCACAAGGAAGTGAAGCACCTTTCTACCACCATCACCAAGAAAGTCCCAGTTCCATATCCAGTCGCGGTCGAGAAGCACGTCCCAGTAGAAGTGAAGGTGCCCTACCCGGTGCATGTCGAGAAGGAGGTCCCAGTCTACGTCGAAAAGCAAGTGCCAGTGGTCGTGGAAAAGAAGGTCCCATACCATGTTGATCGTCCAGTTCCCTACCCGGTTGAGGTTAAGGTTCCAGTTGTACACAAGGAATACGTCAAAGTGCCCAAGCCGTTCGCAGTTCATGTTGAGAAGCCCGTTCCAGTGATCGTTGAGAAGCCAGTGTACGTTGAAAAGCAAGTTCCAGTGACCATTCATATTAAGGAACAGCACAAGAACAATCACTGGGGACTGTTCTAA
- the LOC134213708 gene encoding mantle protein-like has product MKAFIMLSMALAIASSAAVDDSSKKEKRGLWELGYGHDNLDFDLHNNYHGLDFDHHKEVKHVSTTITKKVPVPYPVEVEKHVPVEVKVPYPVHVEKKVPVYVEKRVPVVVEKKVPYHVDRPVPYPVEVKVPVVHKEYVEVPKPYAVHVEKQVPVIVQKPVYVEKQVPVTVHVKEHKDKHWGLF; this is encoded by the exons ATGAAG GCGTTCATTATGTTGTCCATGGCATTGGCCATCGCATCCAGCGCGGCAGTTGACGATTCCAGCAAGAAGGAGAAGCGTGGCCTTTGGGAACTGGGCTACGGCCATGACAACCTCGATTTTGACCTCCATAATAATTATCATGGTCTGGATTTTGATCACCACAAGGAAGTAAAGCACGTTTCGACCACCATCACCAAGAAGGTCCCAGTCCCATACCCAGTCGAGGTCGAGAAACACGTCCCAGTTGAAGTGAAGGTCCCCTACCCGGTGCACGTCGAAAAGAAGGTCCCAGTCTACGTCGAAAAGCGAGTGCCAGTAGTTGTTGAAAAGAAGGTCCCATACCACGTCGATCGTCCAGTTCCCTACCCAGTTGAGGTTAAGGTCCCAGTCGTCCACAAGGAATACGTCGAAGTGCCCAAGCCATACGCAGTTCATGTTGAGAAGCAAGTTCCAGTGATCGTTCAGAAGCCGGTGTACGTCGAGAAGCAGGTTCCAGTGACTGTTCATGTTAAGGAGCACAAGGACAAGCACTGGGGACTGTTCTAa